One Silene latifolia isolate original U9 population chromosome 4, ASM4854445v1, whole genome shotgun sequence DNA segment encodes these proteins:
- the LOC141651796 gene encoding uncharacterized protein LOC141651796, producing the protein MATGQTPFSLVYGAEAVIPSEVLVPTHRYGCQTAEQNKVEMARSLDTVDELRESDYIRMASYKQSVARTYNKNVKIRTLEVGDLVLRRVFENTKNHKAGKFAYKWEGPYQVESIIKNEAYRLMTMHGFGTNVGYLSDEAHFEGPAPAM; encoded by the exons ATGGCAACAGGTCAAACTCCGTTTAGCCTTGTATACGGAGCGGAGGCAGTGATACCCTCAGAAGTTCTGGTACCCACGCACAGATACGGTTGTCAGACGGCAGAACAGAACAAAGTTGAAATGGCCAGGAGCCTGGATACAGTTGATGAGCTGCGAGAAAGTGATTACATACGTATGGCATCATATAAACAATCCGTAGCAAGGACATATAACAAGAATGTTAAGATCAGGACCCTTGAAGTAGGGGACCTAGTACTCAGAAGGGTATTCGAAAATACCAAGAACCACAAAGCAGGCAAgtttgcctacaaatgggaagggccATATCAGGTCGAAAGCATTATCAAGAATGAGGcatacaggttgatgaccatgcaCG GCTTTGGTACTAATGTTGGTTACTTATCAGATGAGGCACACTTTGAGGGTCCAGCCCCTGCCATGTGA
- the LOC141651797 gene encoding uncharacterized protein LOC141651797 → MRPDIESGAEQHDDALTITLSIGNCTVRKALVDTGSSVNLIMLETLKTMGFDKENLIKKSVPLVGFSGETAHSVGEITIPTYIEGVNKLVRYLVIEGPTTYNVILGRPWLHQMKAVPSTYHQCLKFPTPWGTVTIKGDREESRNCYTQALKATTKLPS, encoded by the coding sequence ATGAGACCCGACATAGAAAGCGGCGCAGAGCAGCACGACGATGCCCTAACTATAACGTTATCCATTGGCAATTGCACCGTACGGAAAGCATTGGTAGATACAGGGAGCTCTGTGAACCTTATCATGCTCGAAACCCTCAAAACCATGGGTTTCGATAAAGAAAACCTGATAAAGAAATCTGTGCCCCTGGTGGGATTCAGTGGGGAGACCGCGCATTCAGTGGGTGAGATAACCATCCCAACATATATTGAAGGAGTTAATAAACTAGTTAGATACCTAGTAATCGAAGGTCCAACCACCTACAACGTGATACTAGGAAGACCGTGGCTGCATCAGATGAAGGCGGTGCCTTCAACATATCATCAGTGTCTCAAGTTCCCAACACCATGGGGCACGGTTACGATAAAAGGAGATCGAGAGGAATCCAGAAACTGCTATACCCAAGCCCTCAAGGCTACAACCAAGCTCCCCTCATAG